The genomic stretch CGGCGACGGCGACGGCCTGGATCTCCTCGTGGGCGTGCAGCCGGGCCTTGCCGGTCTCCAGCTGGATCAGGTCCAGCACCTCGGCCTGGCGGCGCAGGACGAGGTCGTGGAAGCGCAGCAGGACGGCCGCGCGCCGCCGTACGGGGACCTCGGCCCAGGCGCGCTGGGCGGCGCGGGCGCGTTCGAAGGCGGTCGCCACGTCCTCGGGGGTGGACTCGGGCAGGTCGGCCAGCTTCTCGCCGGTGAAGGGCGTGTGGTTGGCGGTCCGGCCGCTGCCGACGACGCCGCGGGTGAGGCGGGCGGCCAGGTGCGGCGTGACCACGTCGGCGGCGGTACGGGTGCCGGTGGCGGCCCGGGCGACGGGGTTGCCGCCCGCGGGGGCGTCGGCGCAAGCGTCGCCGGCGGGAGCGGAGGTGCGGGTTCCGGTGTCCTGCGAGTCCGTCATGCGGGCGAGCGTATGCGGCGCCGGACGCTTTGGGTACCCACCGGTAACGAGTTTTCACGCGGTACGCACAATCGCGCCAGTGTTCGCTGGCCACGAGGGGGCTGTCCTGCGAGGTTGCGGGGTGGGGATGAGACCGGCGCCGGGCGGTGGCGCGTCCGGCACCGGCCGTCCTCGGACGTCCCGCCCCGTCATCACCAGCCGGGGGAGGACGGCCTCCACTCAGGTCCGGAGGGCGGTACGGCCCTGTGAAACTCCCCCGGCCCGACGCCCGCGCCGAACAGGACCAGCCGCCCGGACCGGCCGCCCTCAGGTGACGGGCGCGGCGCGGGAGTCGAGGTGGGGGAAGGGGACGGGGTGGGTGTACGGGACGTGCCCGAACGTTCCTGCGAGGGGCCGGACCGGGTGGGTCCGGGGTCGCCGTCCTTCCCGTCCCCGCCTCCCCCGAGGAGCAGCACCGCGGCCCCGAGGCCCGCTCCCGCCAGCACGCACACGGTCACGCCCACGATGAGCGCGGTGCGCCCGCGTCCGGTACGCGGACGGGCCGCGGCGGCGAGCGCGCGGTCCGCTATGGCGTCCGGTATCGGGACGCCGTGCGTACGGCCCGGTTCGTGGGCGGGCGCCGGGCGTTCCGGGGCGGGAGACGGAGGCGGCGGTGTCCCGGGGGCGCGGCCCGACTGGAGGTAGCCGCGCAACAGGCGCTCGGTGGCGGTGATGTCCAGGCGCCGGGCCGGGTCGCGTTCCAGGAGGCCGCGGACGACGGCCAGGAGGGGGCGGGCCGGTTCCGGTAGTTCGATCTCGTCGTCCACGACCGCGCTCAGCACACCGCCCAGCGAATCCCGGTGGAACGGCGTCTCCCCGCTGAGCGCCGCGCACAGCAGCACACCGACCGACCACAGGTCCGCGGCCGGCCCCGCGTGGCCGCCGGCCATCCGCTCGGGCGCGGTGTACTCGGGCGAGCCGACGAAGCCGCCGGACTCGGTCAGCGTCGTACTGCCGGGGACCTTGGCGACCCCGAAGTCGGTGAGGACCACCCGCCCGGTGCCCTCCTCCAGCAGGACGTTGGCGGGCTTGAGGTCGCGGTGCAGCACGCCGAGAGCGTGCGACGCCCTGAGCGCGCCCAGCAGGGCGAGGACGATGCGGGCCGCTTCGCGGGGCGCGAGCGGGCCGCCGCCGACGAGCCGGTCGGCGAGGGACTGCCCGTCGACCAGTTCCATGACGATCCAGGCGCGGCCGTCCTGTTCGACGACGTCGTGGACGACGATCACGTTCGGGTGTCTGAGGCGCGCGACGGTCCGGGCCTCGCGCATCGCCCGCGCCCGCTGGGCCGCGGCGGCGGGGCCGCCGCCCGTCCCGGCCGTGCCGGGCTGATCACCCGGGCCGCCGGTCCCCTCGGCCAAGTGCAGGACCTTCACCGCGACCTGACGGCCGAGCAGTTCGTCGGTGGCGCGCCAGACCGTGCCCATGCCGCCGCGGCCGAGCCGTTCGCCCAGGCGGTAGCGGCCGGCGATGAGCCGGCCCTCGCCCCCGAAGCTCCCCATGGAGTCATCTTGCCCCACCCGCCGTGCTCCGGAGCCGGTGCCGCGAGCGGCGCGCGGGGCACGCGGGGCGCACGGGGCGGGTGCACACGGTTGCGGCGCGCCCGTGTGGGCAGAGGGACAGCAGCCCGGCCGTACGGAGCGGCCGGCGCGGCGGCCCCGCACACCGTCCGTGTCCCACGACACACGGAAGGGAACCTCCGCCGCCTGTGTCGCCGTCCTTGAAACAGTGAGGCGGCAGCAGCACACGGCAGCGCGACCGGGCAGTGGGCAGTGGGCGGCCGGCAGCGCACAAGCCGGCGCGGGCGGGCACGGCGCGGCGGATCGGGGGTCGGACATGGTGATGCAGGACGGCGGTGCGGTGGACGTCCGGCCCGGCCCCGACCCCGGGCGGGCGGCGCCCGAGCACGCGCGCGCGTACCGCACGGCGGGGGCCGCCCTCGCCGCCTACGGGGGCGCGCTGACCGCCTGGACCGTCTACGGGATCATCCAGGGCGACGGCGGCGTGGGGGACTTCTTCGAAGGGCTCTTCAACCCGCGCGCCTCCTTCTTCATGTGGACGCTCGGGCCCGGCGAATGGGCGCTGGTCGTCGCGCTGCTGGCGGTCGCGGTCGGCGCGCTGGCGCTGCGGCGGGTGGCGCGGACGGGCGCGCTGCTGCTCGGCTGGGTGATCCTGGCCCAGTCCGCGCGCGAGATCGTCGGCCTGTGCCACGCCGGATACCGGCAGGTGTACGCCACCGAGGCGCTCGGCGGCTGGATGCTGGCGACCCGGGGCCTGGGCCTGGTGGCGGCGCTGGTCGTGGTCGTGTCGCTGCCGTACGCCGTCGAGCGGGCGGCCGGGGGCACGGAGACCGCGCGCGCGGAAGCGCGCGACGGCCTCCGGCCCGCCGTGACAAAACGGTCGTGCGCCGACACCGACTCCTGGTGGCGGCGCCGGCTCTCCCGCATCTGCGGAGTGCTCTTCCTGGGGATGGCCGCGCTGCGGATCGCCTGGACGGTGTGGGGCATGTCCAAGGAGCGCATCGACGTGGGCACCTACCTGCGCAGCGCGCTGGACGGCTCGACCGCCGGCTCCGTCCAGCTGTCCCACTCCAGCGAGTTCACCACGCTGTCGTCGGTGGTGGTCCTGCTGGTGCTGGGCGTGCTCGCGGTCCGCGGCGACCGTGACGTGCGCGGCGCGCTCCTGGTGTTCGCCGCCGTGGAGCTGTACCTGACCGTGCGGACCGTGGTGCTGCTGACCGTCACCGGCTTCTTCGGCGGCCCGTTCGTCACCGGTGAGAGCACGCTGTCCCTGGTGATGACGGCGTACGAGCTGGCCGCCACGACCTCCGTGGTGGTCCTGGCGACCGGCCGGTCGTTCAGTGCGTACGGTTCCTACGAGGAGCGGCTCAGCCCCCCGTGTGCCGGTGGAAGCCGTCGATCATGGCCTGACGGCCGGGCAGGTTGAACTCCCGGCCCAGCGTGCGCATGATCGAGTCGGCGGTGGGCCGGTAGAGGCCGCGCGGATAGTAGCCGCCGCCCTCAAACGCGCCGACCTTGCCGCCGTCCGGCGAGTTCTGGCCGAGGTAGCGGTACCACTTCGCCTTCTTGGCCTTCATCTCCGCGGCGCTCATCTTGGTGATGTTGGGCGCGCTCGGCTCGGCGCCCGTGTACGTGCCGTTGGTGTCGTAGACGTACTCGTCGGCCAGCTTGCCGAGGGAGTGCCCGGTCTCGTGCACCGCCACCTGCGCGGAGTCGGGGTGGTCGGAGGAGGCGGTGGCGATGCCGTCGTAGCCGACCGGCGACGTGATGTCGTTGTAGCCCGCGCCGCCGTACTTGCGGGAGTTGGAGAGCACGATGACGAGGTCGGCGTCCGGGGCCTTGCCCGCGTACGACTGGACCTTGCCGGTGTCCACGCACAGCAGCCGCTCGATGCCGTCACACCAGAAGTGCGAGTCCAGGGCGGTGTCCTTGACCACGTCCTTGCCCGGGTCGCCGGAGACGCCGGACTGGTTGGAGACGGCGTCCACCGTCCAGACGTTGAACAGCTTGCGGTTCGAGGCGTACGGCTCGACCTTGGAGATCTGCGCCCACTTCGCCTTGGCGTCGGCGTGGAAGTCCTTCTGCTGGGCGAGGGTGTAGCCGTCGCCGATGAAGACGACGTCGACCTTCTTGGCGGTGGCGCCGTTGCGGATGACCGAGGTGACGTCGCCGTCGGCGGCCAATCCGGCGGCGGAGGGGGCGCGGTGGGCGTCGGCCAGGCGCTTGGGGGTGGCCGCCGGGACGGTGGTGTGGCGGGGGTGGCCGTCGGGGGCGAAGTACTCGACCTGCTGGGTCCGGGAGGCCGCGGGCGGCGGGGACGCGGGCGCCGGGGAGTCCGCGGGGGACGCCGTGGCGGTGGCGGCGAGGCCGGTGACGAGCGCGAGGCCGGCCGCCGCCGCGGTCAGGCGCAGCCGCGTACGGCCGCGGCCGGCCGCCCGGGTGCGTATTCGGGCGCGGATGCCCGTGGGAGCCGGAGTGTCGGACGGGGTGGGGGAACGCCGGGGTCTGTGCTGCACGGAAAAGCCTCCGGTGGGATGCCGAGCCGTGCCCCGAAGGGCCGTGCTCCGAGGGGGGTTGGGGCCCGACGCGTGCCGTACGGACCGGCGCGCGGCGGACCGCGCACAACCTAGAGGCGGCGGTTACGGGAGGCAACGGGTGGGAGGCAAGTTGTCCCGGAGGTGAGCAAAGTCCCGTTGCGGACGGCGATTCGCCGGGCGGGGGGCCACGTGACCGCGGGCCCGGAGGCAGCCCCGGGGACATACGGCGACGGCCGCCGCGTGTGGGGGTCGCGGCGGCCGTCCGAGCCCGTGCCGAACGCCCGGGCCGGGATTCCGGCGCAGGCTCTCACTGTGAGCTGCGCCGCGTGGTCGGCTTGTGGCCCCCTCGGTGGTGCAGCATGAAAGGCACTCTGCCCGCGGGCGCCGCCTCACGGCATCCTCCGCAGGTCGTGCACCGACCCCCGCCGTCCGGCGGGGGTGCCGGCACGCGAGCGGCGGGCAGGCCCGAGGACGGCGAGGCAGGAAGGGGCGGCCGGTGATCCGTGTCGCGGTGGTGGACGACGAGCGGCTGGTCAGATCCGGGCTGCGGATGATTCTGGGCACCGCCCCGGACATCGAGCTGGTCGCGGACTGCGGCGGCGCCGAGGCCGTGGACGCGGTGCTGGACAGCGCGGCGGACGTCGTGCTGCTCGACATCCGGATGCCGGACGTGGACGGGCTGACCGTACTGCGCCGGCTGCGCGCCGCCCCCGAACCGCCCGCGGTGGCCATGCTCACGACGTTCGACGCGCAGGAGTACCTGACCGCGGCGCTGCGCGAAGGCGCGGCCGGATTCCTCCTCAAGGACTCCGACCCC from Streptomyces albofaciens JCM 4342 encodes the following:
- a CDS encoding M64 family metallopeptidase, with the protein product MQHRPRRSPTPSDTPAPTGIRARIRTRAAGRGRTRLRLTAAAAGLALVTGLAATATASPADSPAPASPPPAASRTQQVEYFAPDGHPRHTTVPAATPKRLADAHRAPSAAGLAADGDVTSVIRNGATAKKVDVVFIGDGYTLAQQKDFHADAKAKWAQISKVEPYASNRKLFNVWTVDAVSNQSGVSGDPGKDVVKDTALDSHFWCDGIERLLCVDTGKVQSYAGKAPDADLVIVLSNSRKYGGAGYNDITSPVGYDGIATASSDHPDSAQVAVHETGHSLGKLADEYVYDTNGTYTGAEPSAPNITKMSAAEMKAKKAKWYRYLGQNSPDGGKVGAFEGGGYYPRGLYRPTADSIMRTLGREFNLPGRQAMIDGFHRHTGG
- a CDS encoding serine/threonine-protein kinase; the protein is MGSFGGEGRLIAGRYRLGERLGRGGMGTVWRATDELLGRQVAVKVLHLAEGTGGPGDQPGTAGTGGGPAAAAQRARAMREARTVARLRHPNVIVVHDVVEQDGRAWIVMELVDGQSLADRLVGGGPLAPREAARIVLALLGALRASHALGVLHRDLKPANVLLEEGTGRVVLTDFGVAKVPGSTTLTESGGFVGSPEYTAPERMAGGHAGPAADLWSVGVLLCAALSGETPFHRDSLGGVLSAVVDDEIELPEPARPLLAVVRGLLERDPARRLDITATERLLRGYLQSGRAPGTPPPPSPAPERPAPAHEPGRTHGVPIPDAIADRALAAAARPRTGRGRTALIVGVTVCVLAGAGLGAAVLLLGGGGDGKDGDPGPTRSGPSQERSGTSRTPTPSPSPTSTPAPRPSPEGGRSGRLVLFGAGVGPGEFHRAVPPSGPEWRPSSPGW